TCCTAGTTGACAAGCATTTGGCatgtgtcactgcagcagaaatcTGCATACTGAGGCCTCACAactttgacttcctgtcagacTGTCATTCAGATTTTCTAAACTGTCTTTCTTCTGCCTGATACCTGCAGTTTCTCATCTTGCCATTTGGCCACCTGCtaaacgcccccccccccccaaaagaaTCTTTTTGAGGTGTCACGCATCACTTCCtccaaacatgcacatgcattttGACAGCACAGATAAACCTCACAGGAGCACCGGTCTTCAAATAAGCAATGTTTCGGGCTGATATGATTTATCTGTTCATTCTTTCTTAAAAGTCTAATCAGATTGGGTAGAATCCTTTTCTCCATGCGCTCATTTCACAAAACATTGCACTTAATAGTCAAGCCATCCATCCAAGATTCAGAAAGTTGGAAGAATAGCTAGTGGCTGTTCTTTTCAGCATAATTTTGAGTAATAGTGAAGATTTGACATCTCAGAAGCAAAGAGAAGCAGGCTTGTCTTGAGCTTTCCCACCATGTAGTTTTTGGTTTATACAAAGTGGTCTTAAAGGGTTTTAAATATGCAAGGACAATACACTTTCTTAAATGTATGACACCATGTAATAACAAGAAGATGCCAGTGTTGGGGTTAGAATAAGAGGTTTGTACACGTGACAGTGACACGGTTTCACTTTGATTAAGTGCTCTACATTCGACGCTCATCTTATTATCTTGTGCATGCCTTCTTTCAATTTTTGATTGTATCACCAGTTcctcacatacatgcacatcCGGAGAAGTAGCATGCCTTATTCTCCAGGTTCTACTCTTCGCTGTTGTATGTTACTCAGCCTCTGCACAGACTAACCACAGATGTATGCTGACAACAAATGAATGCAATGCATGGAGATTATAGCTGATGATCTGATCACTCAGGTCTTTCATACTTTGTAGAATCATCACCGTGTTGAGGAATAGGATGGATGctcctcttgtctttttttaaactggacTCAGGTTTGTACTATTATACACTGTTACCGGAATAAATACCACCAACAATTTCTAACTTTTAAAAATACCAAATGCATCTGGGGTTGCTGTAGAGAATCATCAGACCGTGTTACAAAGAGGTTGTATGTTCAGGTCATGTGCTTTATACATTTTTCTtcagacacaaaggaaaagtAGGCCATTTAAGATCTGCATGTTATGACGTTTGTAAGATCTAATGCACGCCTTTGATGAGTTATTCAGAGTATATTTCATATGATTTGTTAAAGTCTTCCATAACCACTATTGGTATcatttctaataaaaaaaaatccagtcacTGTCCCACAGAGCACGTCTACATGTGAAGAGTACAGAACCAGAGGCACAGGGGGACAGTAGCAGCCCCACAGATCTGTGAGTGTCTGCTGAAGAGCTGCTCCATCCTGTCGCaactgaaaacattcaaaattattattattttttttttttttacagaaagcaTGAGTCACTCCTCATGGCAGCCATGATTATTTAGATTGACACATTTTTGAAGCAGAATCAGATCTACAGACAGTTTATTCTTTGGTGCAGTCTATTGATGATttccacagcacagagcagtgAGATATATTTTCAGCGTTTAAAATGTGGTAATATGATCGGATGatatttatttcacttatttGTTTAAATAGGAAAAAGACACTTTTGAAGTAATGTTTACCAagtgaaacaaaagccaaataATACAGGATTGCATGAACACCTGGTGGCAAACATCCAGTAGTTGAAGTGAAATATTGTTCAAGAAAAGCAACATTGTGAAGAAGCAGATGGTGTTTGAGAAGGAACAAGTCAGAGGAGTCCTGGGTTAGCCGTTTGAAAACAGCTCCACCTCCTGGCAGCAGAGCTTCACGTCTCCATGATGCAACGAATTCACCTCATGACGTGAAAACATGCTTCATCTGGAATGATGCAACCCTTCCCTCCACGGTgcccctctctgctgcagccacgAACTGATTTTGTGTAGTGGAGTTTGGACCGGATGGTGCAGCAGATCTTGTGGGTCAGGAAGCGCTCTGACTACATGTGAGACAGCCTGTCTTcgctgtgatgctgctgctcttaTTTAGATTTACGTGTCCTCTCGTCTCTTGTGGACAAATGTTGCATTTACTGTGTATTACAGGCAGTTATGGATTTATGATGCgccagaggaggagacaggtgTGAAGCCTATAATCTTCCTCTTCATTAGGCCACAGGGGGCGCTGTTGAGTAGGCTGTGACATAtcattactttttaaaatatcattttctttatttgattaGCTTAGACTAGTTATTCGTATGATGACAATGTGATGTCTATTGTcgcatttttggttttaattagaCTCAAGTAgtgattttgtttaatttctttcGCTGTTAAAGTATCATTTCCGGTGCAGGGGTCATAGTTATCATAGGTCAATGTGTCCTTCCACACGTGTTTTCTGTAATCTTCCAGAAGCAGCAGTCACGGGGAGCCAGCCGGTCACAGTAATTTATTCTGTTGTTAGACATCTTAATATTTCTACACAGCCATGCTAAAGTCAGTTGTCCGTGCGGTGGGAGCCGCTGTCCGCCTTTCTTCAGCCACCACGTCCACAGCCCGAGCGCTGCCACTCAGCTGCCCGACACCGAGCACTCTAAGCTCGGCAACAGCTCGGCCCTTCACCCGCTCCCTGTGGATGCTGAGTAACAACGGAGCCTCGTCAGGATACAGGCCGAAACTGTTCAGTTCAAAGGCGTTGAATCCCTCGGTGTCGTGTGGATGTGGAGCACTGCACACAGAAGGTAGCGTTTAATGTCGAAGTCATTCAgtatgctaacgttagctagcttgcCTCGTTTAAGCCAATGTTGCATGACGAGAAAGAAACGCGCTTAGTTGCGAGGTTAACGTTAAAGAGAAGAGCTCACGTTTAGTGTGTTCAATTAAGTGTGAGTTTTGTCCTTTCTGAGGACATTAAACCCGAAACACCACTCACGTGGGTCAGTTTGCATCATCTCACTGTAAGCAGCTGGCATTCACCTTGAAACATGTGTTTATCTGTCCACAGCAAGTAAAACACTCTGTGAATGAAATCATCATAAAAAAACTAACAACAATAACAGTTTTTCAAAGAAGTTCTCACATGTTGACTTGTGAAGCTGCCTCATGAGCATCCAGCGATGTTAAATGAACTACTGCAGTACACACAGTCTTTAATGTTGATCTAAGTTCATAGTCAGTCTGTGTATGTTGATAACAGGTAAATTCCCTTTCTGAGTTGCTCAAAAACGAATGACTGTAATAATACATAAGCATGGGCTCATTGTGTGTACTGGTGTGATGCTGTCCTATAATGAAACACTGGTGAGGCAAAAGCTACCATCAGCTCTGTAGCAAAGCTGTCAGAAAGAAATGCTCTTGAGATAAACTGAGAGCACCCAATAGTAAGCTTATTGTGTGCATGCCAGCTGGAGACTGACAGGAAGACTGCTATGAAAGCTTTCTGTAAGCACCAAGagttatgtgtcactgtcttctttgtgtttcttggacgggatgtaactgaaatggaatttcattctgattctgattcagtaAGCAGGACGCTGGATTACATTAATGGACGTTGCATTGCAGTTGCAGCAGGATAAGAAAGACTGAATTTTCCACGTAGTCATAATTATATTACTCCTCTGACACAATTTTAAACAGGTGACAAAGCATTCGGTGATTTCCTGACTGATGAGatcaaagaggagaggaagatccAGAAACACAAAAGCCTCCCAAAGATGTCTGGAGGATGGGAGCTGGAGATGAACGGCACAGAGGCGAAACTCACAAGGAATGTTGGTGGAGAAAAGTAAGGCTGGCACAGTCTGTGGTCTGTGATTATCCAGTTCTTGTTGGGACCTGGGCACACTAATGAGTTGttgatctttttcttttctttttttttcagaatcaCTGTCTCATTCAATGTCAATAACAGCATTCCTCCTAACTTtgaggaagaggcagagcaAGGCCAGCAGAagtcagcagaagaagaggtgaGTTCTGACAACGCTGATTTTTACTGGAGATGTATGGAAGGTGTGAGCAGTCATGACTGCATTGGCCCGGAAAGTTTAGTTTAAAACTCTGATTAAAGTTGTTATCGTTGaattttgaataataatttagaattgtgtttttcctttacaGCCAGAAATTGTGTCAACACCGAACTTTGTCGTTGAAGTAACAAAACAGGCTTCAAAACATTCCCTGGTGTTCGACTGCCATTTCCCCGAAGACGAGGTAAGTGCAGACTGCCTGCATTTATACAGAAATGAGCATATGAGTTATGCAGATTTGAGAGGAGCAGAACGTCTCTGACAGTTCAGCTTTTAAATGGAAACTTAATAATTAGCTGTTTTTGTAGATAAGTCACGgcgaaggagaggaggagagcgacaTCTTCGCCATTCGTGAGGTCAGTTTCCAGCCTGAGGGAGACTCCGACTGGAAGGAGACGAGCTACACACTCAACACAGACTCTCTGGACTGGGTAAGATTTGAGAAACTGAACATAAGAATGACCTCCATAGACATAATAGCAGCTGGTGATAGCTGTGTTTCAACGTGAGTCACTGTGAGCGATTATAGCTCcatggtttgttgtttttcaggccCTGTATGACCATCTGATGGACTTCCTGGCTGACCGGGGGGTTGACAACACCTTTGCTGATGAACTGATGGAGCTGAGCACTGCTGTTGAGCATCAGGAGTACATCAAGTTCCTGGAAGACCTCCAAGGCTTTGTCAAATGTAACTAATGTTAGATATAACTAAATTTCACTTTTATTCAGTACACATCATGACAACAGTTGAGGTATGATAATACAGCAAGACTAAAGCAAATGTTGCAGCACTGATTGGTTGATTCGTCGAAAGAGACTGATGATCGCTTGCTTTACTGTCTGTGATCAGTGAGCCGTGTTGCCAGAAGTTGTCACATTAATTATTGGCTGCGAATGTGTTCTCTTTGTTAAGATGTTagtttatttttctctgagTTAAAGGAGGTTATTTAAATATACGAAGCTCATAAATGATGCAGGTTGTGACAATGTGCAGAAACCATCATCGTGAGAAATG
Above is a window of Chaetodon auriga isolate fChaAug3 chromosome 15, fChaAug3.hap1, whole genome shotgun sequence DNA encoding:
- the c1qbp gene encoding complement component 1 Q subcomponent-binding protein, mitochondrial, with product MLKSVVRAVGAAVRLSSATTSTARALPLSCPTPSTLSSATARPFTRSLWMLSNNGASSGYRPKLFSSKALNPSVSCGCGALHTEGDKAFGDFLTDEIKEERKIQKHKSLPKMSGGWELEMNGTEAKLTRNVGGEKITVSFNVNNSIPPNFEEEAEQGQQKSAEEEPEIVSTPNFVVEVTKQASKHSLVFDCHFPEDEISHGEGEEESDIFAIREVSFQPEGDSDWKETSYTLNTDSLDWALYDHLMDFLADRGVDNTFADELMELSTAVEHQEYIKFLEDLQGFVKCN